GGGTATTTCATACACTGAATTTACGTATATGATTTTACAAGCGATTGATTTCGGTTACTTAAATCAAAACTATAATTGTAAAATGCAAATCGGTGGCTCTGATCAATGGGGTAACATCACAACAGGATTAGAATTAATGAGAAGAATGTATGGAGATACTGAAGCATACGGTTTTACAATTCCATTAGTGACAAAAGCAGATGGGAAAAAATTCGGTAAGTCTGAATCAGGTACAATTTGGTTAGATAGAAGTAAAACTTCAGCTTATGAGTTATACCAATTCTGGATTAACGCTCAAGACGCAGATGTTGTGAAATACTTAAAATACTTTACATTTTTAGATCGAGAAGAAATTGATAGATTAGAAAAAACAGTTGAAGAAGCACCACATTTAAGAGAAGCACAAAAAGTATTAGCAGAAGAAATGGTTGGATTCATACACGGTAGTGAAGCAGTAGAAGAGGCAAAAAGAATTACTGATGCGCTATTTAAAGGTGATATTAAATCATTAACAAAAGCTGAAATAGAAGAAGGTTTCAAAGATGTACCAACAGTTCAAGTAAGTCCAGAAACAGTACAATTTGTTGATTTCATCATTGAAGCTGGCATATCACCTTCTAAACGACAAGCTCGTGAAGATATTAATAATGGTGCTATTTATATTAATGGTGAACGTATACAAGATGT
This portion of the Mammaliicoccus vitulinus genome encodes:
- the tyrS gene encoding tyrosine--tRNA ligase, with the translated sequence MANALLEDLKWRGLIYQQTDESGIEELLNKESVKIYCGADPTADSLHIGHLLPYLTLRRFQNHGHTPIVLVGGGTGMIGDPSGRSEERQLQTDEQVEENVRGIMNQMHKIFDFEGEDSAILVNNKDWLKEIDLISFLRDYAKHVGVNYMLAKDSVKTRLEMGISYTEFTYMILQAIDFGYLNQNYNCKMQIGGSDQWGNITTGLELMRRMYGDTEAYGFTIPLVTKADGKKFGKSESGTIWLDRSKTSAYELYQFWINAQDADVVKYLKYFTFLDREEIDRLEKTVEEAPHLREAQKVLAEEMVGFIHGSEAVEEAKRITDALFKGDIKSLTKAEIEEGFKDVPTVQVSPETVQFVDFIIEAGISPSKRQAREDINNGAIYINGERIQDVNHEITSEDKIEDEFTIVRRGKKKYTMVKFS